In a single window of the Halobaculum lipolyticum genome:
- a CDS encoding DUF7123 family protein has translation MSATSTAETSRPADAAAVAADLTEKQSRILSYLREHAAEQTYFKSRLIADELELSAKEVGANMGAVVDAARDIDVEKWGYSSGTTWMVTR, from the coding sequence ATGAGCGCGACGAGCACCGCCGAGACGAGCCGCCCCGCGGACGCCGCCGCAGTCGCCGCCGACCTGACCGAGAAGCAGAGCCGTATCCTCTCGTACCTCCGGGAGCACGCCGCCGAGCAGACGTACTTCAAGTCCCGGCTGATCGCCGACGAACTGGAGCTGTCGGCCAAGGAAGTCGGCGCCAACATGGGCGCCGTCGTCGACGCGGCCCGCGACATCGACGTCGAGAAGTGGGGCTACTCCTCGGGCACGACGTGGATGGTCACGCGGTAG
- a CDS encoding flippase-like domain-containing protein has translation MSGPDGLRGAADADADAVRVSVVLPAFNEEATIEGTVRTTVDTLSGFLRDDEFEVIVAEDGCDDRTPEIADRLAREDARVKHFHSDRRLGRGGALEFAFERAAGDTLVYFDTDLATDMRHLEELVARIDRDGYDVATGSRWMPGDEADRPAKRGVPSRGFNLLVRTVLRSDLRDHQCGFKALSRSAFEELRDAVEDEHWFWDTELLVRAQRRGMRVAEFSVDWEPKGDSKVDLVRDVFGMGSQIVRLWWQLSVSPRITRTRTVAAGALLTVAALALMTVYLDPAQVLRAFTEADPVPVAAATLVYVVSWPLRGLRYRDILSELGYDERVGFLTGAVFISQTGNLVFPARAGDAVRAYVVKARRGIPYPTGFASLAAERVFDLLTITAMAGAVLAGLLATDGTGAVATAVSGNVPGVSASAVSTAVQVAAFVGVVAVASLLFIVATARSDTNYVRSVVSRFSQDSYVDYVVGVVEEFAAGVQTVAGTRTSFARVGGVSVLVWTLDVVTALLVLSAFPDAASAMSLTQLVVVGFFAVSVGNLAKVLPLSPGGIGLYEAAFTALVVGLGGVPAAVAFAAAVLDHAVKNVVTVVGGVAAMLGLNVSLTAAVDETEDVDDSEAEAAAEFATDD, from the coding sequence ATGAGCGGCCCGGACGGCCTTCGAGGCGCAGCCGACGCGGACGCCGACGCGGTCCGCGTGAGCGTCGTTCTCCCCGCGTTCAACGAGGAGGCGACCATCGAGGGGACCGTCCGGACCACCGTCGACACCCTCTCGGGGTTCCTCCGCGACGACGAGTTCGAGGTGATCGTCGCCGAGGACGGCTGCGACGACCGGACGCCCGAGATCGCGGACCGACTCGCCCGCGAGGACGCCCGGGTGAAGCACTTCCACAGCGACCGTCGGCTGGGGCGCGGCGGCGCGCTTGAGTTCGCGTTCGAGCGCGCGGCCGGCGACACGCTCGTCTACTTCGACACCGACCTCGCGACCGACATGCGACACTTGGAGGAACTGGTCGCCCGGATCGACCGCGACGGCTACGACGTCGCGACCGGGAGCCGGTGGATGCCCGGCGACGAGGCCGACCGCCCCGCCAAGCGCGGCGTCCCCTCGCGCGGGTTCAACCTCCTCGTCCGCACCGTGCTCCGCTCGGACCTGCGCGACCACCAGTGCGGCTTCAAGGCGCTCTCGCGGTCGGCGTTCGAGGAGTTGCGCGACGCCGTCGAGGACGAGCACTGGTTCTGGGACACCGAACTCCTCGTCCGCGCCCAACGGCGCGGCATGCGCGTCGCCGAGTTCTCCGTCGACTGGGAGCCGAAGGGCGACTCGAAGGTCGACCTCGTCCGCGACGTGTTCGGGATGGGGAGCCAGATCGTCCGCCTGTGGTGGCAACTGTCCGTGTCGCCGCGGATCACCCGCACGCGGACCGTCGCCGCCGGGGCGCTGTTGACGGTCGCGGCGCTCGCGCTGATGACGGTGTACCTCGACCCCGCCCAGGTGCTGCGGGCGTTCACGGAGGCGGACCCCGTCCCGGTGGCGGCGGCGACGCTCGTGTACGTCGTCTCGTGGCCCCTCCGCGGCCTGCGCTACCGCGACATCCTCTCGGAGTTGGGGTACGACGAGCGCGTCGGCTTCCTGACGGGCGCGGTGTTCATCAGCCAGACCGGCAACCTCGTGTTCCCCGCCCGCGCCGGCGACGCCGTCCGGGCGTACGTCGTGAAAGCGAGACGCGGTATCCCGTACCCGACCGGCTTCGCCTCCCTGGCGGCAGAGCGCGTGTTCGACCTGCTCACGATCACGGCGATGGCGGGCGCCGTTCTCGCGGGGCTGCTCGCGACGGACGGGACGGGCGCGGTCGCGACCGCGGTGTCTGGCAACGTTCCCGGCGTCTCCGCGAGCGCCGTCTCGACGGCGGTTCAAGTCGCCGCGTTCGTCGGCGTCGTCGCCGTCGCCAGTCTCCTGTTCATCGTCGCGACCGCCCGCAGCGACACCAACTACGTGCGCTCGGTCGTCTCGCGGTTCTCCCAGGACAGCTACGTCGACTACGTCGTCGGCGTGGTCGAGGAGTTCGCGGCGGGCGTCCAGACGGTCGCGGGGACGCGGACGTCGTTCGCGCGCGTCGGCGGCGTCTCGGTGCTGGTGTGGACGCTCGACGTGGTGACGGCGCTGCTGGTCCTGTCGGCGTTCCCCGACGCCGCGAGCGCGATGTCGCTCACGCAGTTGGTCGTCGTCGGCTTCTTCGCCGTCTCCGTCGGCAACCTCGCGAAGGTGCTCCCGCTGTCGCCCGGCGGTATCGGGCTGTACGAGGCCGCCTTCACGGCGCTCGTCGTCGGGTTGGGGGGCGTCCCGGCGGCCGTGGCGTTCGCCGCGGCGGTGTTGGACCACGCCGTGAAGAACGTCGTGACGGTCGTCGGCGGCGTCGCCGCGATGCTCGGGCTGAACGTCTCGCTCACGGCGGCGGTCGACGAGACCGAGGACGTCGACGACAGCGAGGCGGAGGCCGCCGCGGAGTTCGCGACCGACGACTGA
- the pyk gene encoding pyruvate kinase, translated as MRRAKIVCTLGPASDDRATIRSLADAGMSVARLNASHGDTEHRGEVIDRIRAVDDATDEPLAAMLDLQGPEVRTAEIDAPIELATDSEVLFFEGATATPEEIGVTHSIAATEPGDRVLLDDGRIEATVVEVTDDGVLAHVDSGGELGSRKGVNIPGVDLGLPTITERDEAELDLVRDHDVDFVAASFIGDASDVYAVADALEERGAGDIPVVAKIERADAVENLDGIVDASYGVMVARGDLGVECPLEDVPMIQKRIIRKCVETGTPVITATEMLDSMVHSRRPTRAEASDVANAVLDGTDAVMLSGETAIGDHPVRVVETMHRIVRQVETSEEYGETREDRVPLAETESRTEPLARSARFLARDTDAAAVVAASESGYTARKTAKFRPAVPVVATTPNDRVRRQLALSWGVRPMYSDYHTSVEEVMDSAVSAALEAGAAESGDTLVVLSGMMTELEGTNTTNTLKLHVAAETIATGRHVVGGRASGPLRRVPDGDLSAVPEGGIVYLPAGFDAEFSGDTGKLGGIVDARAGMTGYPALVAREVGIPMVSGAPLADDIADDTVVTVDAERGVVYEGDVIGHARKR; from the coding sequence ATGCGACGAGCCAAGATCGTCTGTACCCTCGGCCCCGCCTCCGACGACCGAGCGACGATCCGCTCGCTCGCCGACGCCGGGATGTCCGTCGCCAGGCTCAACGCGAGCCACGGCGACACCGAGCATCGCGGCGAGGTGATCGACCGGATCCGCGCAGTCGACGACGCGACCGACGAGCCGCTGGCGGCGATGCTCGACCTCCAAGGGCCGGAGGTCCGCACCGCCGAGATCGACGCGCCGATCGAGTTGGCGACCGACTCGGAGGTGCTGTTCTTCGAAGGCGCCACCGCGACGCCCGAGGAGATCGGCGTGACTCACTCCATCGCCGCGACGGAACCGGGCGACCGCGTCCTCCTCGACGACGGCCGCATCGAGGCGACCGTCGTCGAGGTGACCGACGACGGCGTGCTCGCGCACGTCGACTCCGGCGGCGAGTTGGGGTCGCGCAAGGGCGTGAACATCCCCGGCGTCGACCTCGGCCTGCCGACGATCACCGAGCGCGACGAGGCGGAACTGGACCTCGTCCGCGATCACGACGTCGACTTCGTCGCCGCCTCGTTCATCGGCGACGCGAGCGACGTGTACGCCGTCGCCGACGCGCTGGAGGAGCGCGGCGCGGGCGACATCCCCGTCGTCGCGAAGATCGAACGCGCCGACGCCGTCGAGAACCTCGACGGGATCGTCGACGCTTCCTACGGCGTGATGGTCGCCCGCGGCGACCTCGGCGTCGAGTGCCCGCTGGAGGACGTCCCGATGATCCAGAAACGCATCATCCGGAAGTGTGTCGAGACCGGGACGCCCGTCATCACCGCGACGGAGATGCTGGACTCGATGGTCCACTCGCGCCGCCCGACCCGCGCGGAGGCGTCCGACGTCGCCAACGCCGTCCTCGACGGGACGGACGCGGTGATGCTGTCCGGCGAGACCGCCATCGGTGACCACCCCGTGCGCGTCGTCGAGACGATGCACCGCATCGTCCGTCAGGTGGAGACCAGCGAGGAGTACGGCGAGACGCGCGAAGACCGCGTCCCGCTGGCCGAGACGGAGTCCCGGACCGAGCCGCTGGCGCGGTCGGCGCGGTTCCTCGCGCGCGACACCGACGCCGCCGCCGTCGTCGCCGCCTCCGAGTCCGGCTACACCGCGCGCAAGACGGCGAAGTTCCGGCCGGCGGTCCCCGTCGTCGCGACGACACCCAACGACCGCGTCCGGCGCCAGCTCGCCCTCTCGTGGGGCGTGCGCCCGATGTACTCGGACTACCACACCAGCGTCGAGGAGGTGATGGACTCGGCCGTCTCCGCGGCGCTGGAGGCCGGCGCCGCCGAGTCCGGCGACACGCTGGTCGTCCTCTCCGGGATGATGACCGAGTTGGAGGGGACGAACACGACCAACACGCTGAAGCTCCACGTCGCCGCCGAGACCATCGCCACCGGCCGCCACGTCGTCGGCGGGCGCGCCTCCGGGCCGCTGCGGCGCGTCCCCGACGGCGACCTCTCCGCGGTGCCCGAGGGCGGGATCGTCTACCTCCCCGCCGGCTTCGACGCGGAGTTCTCCGGCGACACCGGGAAGCTGGGCGGGATCGTCGACGCCCGCGCCGGCATGACCGGCTACCCGGCGCTGGTCGCCCGCGAGGTCGGCATCCCGATGGTGTCGGGCGCCCCCCTCGCCGACGACATCGCCGACGACACCGTCGTCACCGTCGACGCCGAGCGCGGCGTCGTCTACGAGGGCGACGTGATCGGCCACGCGCGGAAGCGCTGA
- a CDS encoding NfeD family protein — translation MLLQSGLLGPETLPLLLVAAGLGLSIAEAIAPGAHFVVIGVALLAAGLVGLALGPIAGLVVGPFVLGILVLLFGALAFYGYREFDLYGGKGQDQTSDSRSLRGETGRVTERVTPTGGEVKLDSGGFNPFYSARSVDGEIPEGSEVMVVDPGGGNVVTVESLEGGVDDIDRELARERERRARERDDATDDDTELETERE, via the coding sequence ATGCTGCTCCAGTCGGGCCTGCTCGGTCCCGAGACCCTCCCGTTGTTGCTGGTCGCGGCCGGCCTCGGCCTGTCGATCGCCGAAGCGATAGCGCCCGGCGCCCACTTCGTCGTGATCGGCGTCGCGCTGCTCGCGGCTGGCCTCGTCGGTCTCGCGCTCGGTCCGATCGCCGGCCTCGTCGTCGGCCCGTTCGTGCTCGGCATCCTCGTGCTCCTGTTCGGCGCGCTCGCGTTCTACGGCTACCGCGAGTTCGACCTGTACGGCGGCAAAGGACAGGACCAGACGTCCGACTCCCGGTCGCTGCGGGGCGAGACGGGGCGCGTCACCGAGCGCGTCACGCCCACCGGCGGGGAGGTGAAACTCGACTCCGGCGGCTTCAACCCCTTCTACTCGGCCCGTTCGGTCGACGGCGAGATCCCCGAAGGGAGCGAAGTGATGGTGGTCGACCCCGGCGGCGGCAACGTCGTCACCGTCGAGTCGCTGGAGGGAGGCGTCGACGACATCGACCGCGAGCTGGCGCGCGAGCGCGAACGGCGCGCCCGCGAGCGGGACGACGCCACCGACGACGACACCGAACTGGAGACCGAGCGGGAGTAG
- the mre11 gene encoding DNA double-strand break repair protein Mre11: protein MTRIIHTGDTHIGYRQYHSPERRADFLRAFERVVADAVDGDVDAVVHAGDLFHDRRPDLPDLLGVLSALRELDDAGIPFLAVVGNHESTRGGQWLDLFESLGLATRLGEEPTTVGDTAFYGLDHVPESQRDALDYEFAPHEADAAALVSHGLFEPFAYADWDTEDVLERATVYFDAVLLGDNHAADTAEVLDTWVTYCGSTERASASEEAERGYNLVSFGADADAGSDTVDIRRRTLETRPFVFVEAELGPGEGVDRVRDRVREHDVDDAVVIVRVTGEGDPIAPAAVEEFASERGALVARVTDRREVETDTDVSVSFADPDEAVRERVADLGLSEGARDVDDVVRGEFADSNVRDEVKRRVEARLADGESGDDTGVDDAAAGGTDASEAAATEGDAETPDEGGDGQLTLGDSS, encoded by the coding sequence ATGACGCGGATCATCCACACCGGCGACACCCACATCGGGTATCGCCAGTACCACTCCCCCGAGCGACGCGCCGACTTCCTCCGGGCGTTCGAGCGCGTCGTCGCCGACGCCGTCGACGGCGACGTGGACGCGGTGGTCCACGCGGGCGACCTGTTCCACGACCGACGCCCCGACCTCCCCGACCTGCTGGGCGTGCTGTCGGCCCTCCGCGAGTTGGACGACGCCGGTATCCCGTTCCTCGCGGTCGTCGGCAACCACGAGTCGACGCGCGGCGGGCAGTGGCTCGACCTGTTCGAGTCGCTCGGGCTGGCGACGCGGCTGGGCGAGGAGCCGACGACCGTCGGCGACACGGCGTTCTACGGGCTGGACCACGTCCCAGAGAGCCAGCGCGACGCTCTCGACTACGAGTTCGCACCCCACGAGGCCGACGCCGCGGCGCTGGTGAGCCACGGCCTGTTCGAGCCGTTCGCGTACGCCGACTGGGACACCGAGGACGTGCTGGAGCGAGCGACCGTCTACTTCGACGCCGTCCTGTTGGGCGACAACCACGCCGCCGACACCGCGGAGGTGCTCGACACGTGGGTCACCTACTGCGGGTCGACCGAGCGCGCGTCCGCCAGCGAGGAGGCCGAACGCGGCTACAACCTCGTCTCCTTCGGCGCCGACGCAGACGCCGGGAGCGACACCGTCGATATCCGCCGCCGCACGCTGGAGACGCGCCCGTTCGTGTTCGTCGAGGCGGAACTGGGACCGGGCGAGGGGGTCGACCGCGTCCGCGACCGTGTCCGCGAACACGACGTCGACGACGCCGTCGTCATCGTCCGGGTGACGGGCGAGGGCGACCCGATCGCCCCCGCCGCCGTCGAGGAGTTCGCGTCCGAGCGCGGCGCGCTCGTCGCCCGGGTCACGGACCGTCGGGAGGTGGAGACGGACACGGACGTGTCGGTGAGCTTCGCCGACCCCGACGAGGCGGTTCGCGAGCGCGTCGCCGACCTCGGGCTCTCGGAGGGCGCCCGCGACGTCGACGACGTGGTGCGCGGCGAGTTCGCCGACTCGAACGTCCGGGACGAGGTGAAACGCCGCGTCGAGGCGCGGCTCGCGGACGGCGAGTCCGGCGACGACACGGGTGTGGACGACGCCGCTGCCGGCGGGACCGACGCCTCCGAGGCGGCGGCGACAGAGGGGGACGCGGAGACGCCGGACGAGGGCGGCGACGGACAGCTCACCCTGGGTGATTCCTCGTGA
- the rad50 gene encoding DNA double-strand break repair ATPase Rad50: protein MRFDRLRLRNFKPYADTDLRLSDGVTVIHGLNGSGKSSLLEACFFALYGSKALDGTLADVVTNGAEECAVELWFTHDGRSYHVHRELKRYGDQIQTTTCTLESDDEEVVRDGAREVRSFVADLLRMDAEAFVNCAYVRQGEVNKLINATPTERQDMIDDLLQLGKLEEYRERAGDARLGVEDVLSERRGALSGLEEQVAEKEAKDLHATLNSLRSDLTQLDETIDNYEANQRKAEASRDRARETLDAYEERREELETVQADIEDLEATIREDEAERERLGDRLGETRDRIEELEATLDSRLDAVEVADAAPETLAERRDELDDREDEIRESLREARSQADALATQSENLAEKADEAESRAAEKHERAETLDDDAAEAAETLAEREASLEELETERAEKVAAFDDAPVDVGDAESYRESVRSDLDDVQAAINETTADLRTAESRVEEAERLLAEGKCPECGQPVDDSPHVDTLEEDRERVAEVEAELADLRDRESSLSDDLDRASELVSVETRLSQIDDTRELVADGIEEKEAEVAEKRERAAELREEATALETEAEEKREAAETQADRAADAREDVADSEGDLDDVDVARDRLDAVESTREAITDAEDDVERLTEKRADIADRNDERREFLATKRSRRDDLREQVDEEEVESARDSLANAEDYIEKVTDTLADLRERRDDLTSRIGAVENELAELESLRGRRDELAARVDELEALHEETEELEAMYGDLRAELRRANVESLERMLNETFELVYGNDAYSHIELDGEYELTVYQKDGEPLDPEQLSGGERALFNLSLRCAIYRLLAEGIDGAAPTPPLILDEPTVFLDSGHVSRLADLVDEMRGFGVRQILIVSHDDELVGAADELVRVEKNPTSNRSTVERAENPSLAAVEAAVGDAGSAGD, encoded by the coding sequence GTGAGGTTCGACCGCCTGCGGCTGCGGAACTTCAAACCGTACGCCGACACCGACCTCCGCCTGAGCGACGGCGTCACGGTCATCCACGGACTGAACGGGAGCGGGAAGTCCTCCCTGCTGGAAGCGTGCTTCTTCGCCCTCTACGGCTCGAAGGCGCTGGACGGCACGCTCGCGGACGTGGTGACCAACGGCGCCGAAGAGTGCGCGGTGGAGCTGTGGTTCACCCACGACGGGCGCTCGTACCACGTCCACCGGGAGCTGAAGCGGTACGGCGACCAGATCCAGACGACGACCTGCACCCTCGAATCGGACGACGAGGAGGTCGTCCGCGACGGCGCCCGCGAGGTGCGCTCGTTCGTCGCCGACCTCCTCCGGATGGACGCGGAGGCGTTCGTCAACTGCGCGTACGTCCGGCAGGGCGAGGTGAACAAGCTCATCAACGCCACGCCGACCGAGCGCCAGGACATGATCGACGACCTCCTCCAACTCGGCAAACTGGAGGAGTACCGCGAGCGCGCCGGCGACGCCCGCCTCGGCGTCGAGGACGTCCTCTCCGAGCGCCGGGGGGCGCTGTCGGGCTTGGAGGAGCAGGTCGCCGAGAAGGAGGCGAAGGACCTCCACGCGACGCTGAACTCGCTGCGTTCGGACCTGACCCAACTCGACGAGACGATCGACAACTACGAAGCGAACCAACGGAAGGCCGAAGCGAGCCGCGACCGCGCCCGCGAGACGCTCGACGCCTACGAGGAGCGTCGGGAGGAGTTGGAGACGGTGCAGGCCGACATCGAGGATCTGGAGGCGACGATCCGCGAGGACGAGGCCGAGCGCGAACGGCTCGGCGACCGACTCGGCGAGACGCGCGACCGGATCGAGGAGTTGGAGGCGACCCTGGACTCGCGGCTGGACGCCGTCGAGGTCGCCGACGCGGCTCCCGAGACGCTCGCCGAGCGCCGAGACGAACTGGACGACCGCGAGGACGAGATCCGCGAGTCGCTGCGGGAGGCGCGCTCGCAGGCGGACGCGCTCGCCACCCAGTCGGAGAACCTCGCGGAGAAAGCCGACGAGGCGGAGTCGCGTGCGGCCGAGAAGCACGAGCGGGCGGAGACCCTCGACGACGACGCCGCGGAGGCCGCGGAGACGCTCGCCGAACGCGAGGCGTCGCTGGAGGAGTTGGAGACCGAACGCGCCGAGAAGGTCGCCGCGTTCGATGACGCCCCCGTCGACGTGGGCGACGCCGAGTCGTACCGCGAGTCGGTGCGGAGTGACCTCGACGACGTGCAGGCGGCGATCAACGAGACGACCGCCGACCTCCGGACCGCCGAGTCGCGCGTCGAGGAGGCCGAGCGCCTGCTGGCAGAGGGGAAGTGCCCCGAGTGTGGCCAGCCGGTCGACGACTCGCCCCACGTCGACACGCTCGAGGAGGACCGCGAGCGCGTCGCCGAGGTGGAGGCGGAACTGGCGGACCTGCGCGACCGCGAGTCGTCGCTGTCCGACGACCTCGACCGTGCGAGCGAACTCGTCTCCGTCGAGACCCGGCTCTCGCAGATCGACGACACCCGCGAACTCGTCGCGGACGGCATCGAGGAGAAGGAGGCCGAAGTCGCCGAGAAGCGCGAACGAGCCGCCGAACTGCGCGAGGAGGCCACGGCGCTGGAAACCGAGGCGGAGGAGAAACGCGAGGCCGCCGAGACGCAGGCCGACCGTGCCGCCGACGCCCGCGAGGACGTGGCGGACTCGGAGGGCGACCTCGACGACGTGGACGTCGCGCGCGACCGGCTCGACGCCGTGGAGTCGACCCGCGAGGCGATCACGGACGCGGAGGACGACGTGGAGCGCCTGACGGAGAAGCGCGCCGACATCGCCGACCGGAACGACGAGCGGCGGGAGTTCCTCGCGACCAAGCGCTCGCGGCGCGACGACCTCCGCGAGCAGGTCGACGAGGAGGAAGTCGAGTCGGCGCGCGACAGCCTCGCCAACGCCGAAGACTACATCGAGAAGGTGACCGACACGCTCGCGGACCTCCGGGAGCGCCGCGACGACCTCACGAGCCGGATCGGCGCCGTCGAGAACGAACTGGCGGAGCTGGAGTCGCTGCGCGGCCGCCGGGACGAGTTGGCCGCCCGCGTCGACGAACTGGAAGCGCTCCACGAGGAGACCGAGGAGTTGGAGGCGATGTACGGCGACCTCCGCGCGGAGCTTCGCCGCGCGAACGTCGAGAGCCTCGAACGGATGCTCAACGAGACGTTCGAGTTGGTGTACGGCAACGACGCCTACTCGCACATCGAGTTGGACGGCGAGTACGAACTCACCGTCTACCAGAAGGACGGCGAGCCGCTCGACCCCGAACAGCTGTCGGGCGGCGAGCGGGCGCTGTTCAACCTCTCCTTACGCTGTGCCATCTACCGCCTGCTGGCGGAGGGTATCGACGGCGCCGCGCCGACGCCGCCGCTCATCCTCGACGAACCGACGGTGTTCCTCGACTCCGGGCACGTGTCGCGGCTCGCGGACCTCGTCGACGAGATGCGCGGCTTCGGCGTCCGACAGATCCTGATCGTCAGCCACGACGACGAACTCGTCGGCGCGGCGGACGAACTCGTCCGCGTGGAGAAGAACCCCACCTCGAACCGCTCGACGGTGGAGCGCGCCGAGAACCCGTCGTTGGCGGCGGTCGAGGCGGCCGTCGGCGACGCGGGGAGCGCCGGCGACTGA
- a CDS encoding DUF7346 family protein, translated as MQSVRDADGRRYLLLKRSSESSLVRDPATGEERHLPNDALEAEGESPLSAAAGGLDPAVRRAVLACRDERALGLLVEFADRGPLSVRTLLDSYDLCESDLLGVLTEFRAAGLLAETTVAGERGYEPTEAAVAVVERLRA; from the coding sequence ATGCAGTCCGTCAGGGACGCCGACGGCAGGCGCTACCTCCTCCTCAAGCGCTCGTCGGAGTCGAGTCTGGTGCGCGACCCCGCGACCGGCGAGGAGCGACACCTCCCGAACGACGCCCTCGAAGCCGAAGGCGAGTCGCCGCTGTCGGCCGCCGCGGGCGGACTCGACCCCGCGGTCCGGCGGGCGGTGCTGGCGTGTCGGGACGAACGCGCGCTCGGCCTGCTCGTCGAGTTCGCCGACCGCGGTCCCCTGTCGGTGCGGACGCTGTTGGACTCGTACGACCTCTGTGAGTCGGACCTGCTCGGCGTCCTCACGGAGTTCCGCGCGGCCGGGCTGCTCGCGGAGACGACCGTCGCCGGCGAGCGCGGCTACGAGCCGACCGAGGCGGCCGTCGCGGTCGTGGAGCGGCTCCGGGCGTGA
- a CDS encoding DUF7312 domain-containing protein, with product MTDDSRVGAGADPDVDSDGDEWRFGIDDVGPEAEAAREAARDPPIEPESIDPENALFVVAGVLGTLLFVLSVTL from the coding sequence ATGACGGACGACTCCCGCGTCGGCGCCGGCGCGGACCCCGACGTCGACTCGGACGGCGACGAGTGGCGCTTCGGGATCGACGACGTCGGTCCCGAGGCGGAGGCCGCCCGGGAGGCCGCGCGCGACCCGCCCATCGAGCCGGAGTCGATCGACCCCGAGAACGCCCTGTTCGTCGTCGCGGGCGTCCTCGGCACGCTCCTGTTCGTGCTCTCGGTGACCCTTTAA
- the yjjX gene encoding inosine/xanthosine triphosphatase, translating to MRIGVGSGNPVKREATERAVAGSDGFGDGAVVAACPVPSGVREQPRGTAETRTGAINRAEAVLGAGGDYDLGVGIEGGVAEYDADDRLFLVMWAAVADGDRVGVGTGPSLVLPDAIAGRVRDGEELGPVMDDVLGEDDVAKKQGAAGALTGGRVDRTDALRTAVAGALGPFVTDLY from the coding sequence ATGCGGATCGGCGTCGGCTCCGGCAACCCGGTGAAACGCGAGGCGACCGAGCGAGCGGTCGCGGGCAGCGACGGCTTCGGCGACGGCGCCGTCGTAGCGGCGTGTCCCGTCCCCTCGGGTGTGCGCGAACAGCCCCGCGGCACCGCGGAGACGCGGACGGGGGCGATCAACCGCGCCGAGGCGGTGCTCGGGGCGGGGGGCGACTACGACCTCGGCGTCGGCATCGAGGGGGGCGTCGCCGAGTACGACGCCGACGACCGACTGTTCCTCGTCATGTGGGCGGCCGTCGCCGACGGCGACCGCGTCGGCGTCGGGACCGGACCGAGCCTCGTGCTCCCGGACGCCATCGCCGGCCGCGTCCGCGACGGCGAGGAACTCGGCCCGGTGATGGACGACGTACTCGGCGAGGACGACGTCGCGAAGAAGCAGGGCGCGGCGGGCGCCTTGACCGGCGGCCGTGTGGACCGCACCGACGCGCTCCGAACGGCGGTAGCCGGGGCGCTCGGCCCGTTCGTGACCGACCTGTACTGA